One part of the Gemmatimonadaceae bacterium genome encodes these proteins:
- a CDS encoding ABC transporter permease subunit, translated as MKSVARTIAAIQARDVMRSRWILVYSGFFLLLSEGLLRFSGDQAKAVLSLATASLMIIPLATLVLATIYVYTTREFTELLLAQPIRRSSLYAGLYSGLSLPATAGFVIGVAMPFVLRGGGDPAVRAALAVLLVVGSALTCAFTAIAFCVALRTEDRLRGVGVALGVWLLVAVAYDGIVLTGVALLGDYPIERPLLVLMFANPVDLGRVLLLMRLDASALLGYTGAVFERVFAGNTGACLAAGMLFVWIAAPVALGWRWFRRKDF; from the coding sequence ATGAAGAGCGTCGCTCGCACGATCGCCGCGATCCAGGCGCGCGACGTGATGCGCAGTCGATGGATTCTCGTGTACTCGGGCTTCTTCTTGCTGCTGAGCGAGGGCCTCCTTCGCTTTTCCGGCGACCAGGCAAAGGCCGTGTTGAGCCTCGCCACGGCGAGCCTGATGATCATCCCGCTCGCGACGCTGGTTCTCGCCACGATCTACGTGTACACGACGCGCGAGTTCACCGAGCTGCTGCTGGCGCAGCCGATTCGCCGCTCGTCCCTGTACGCGGGGCTCTATTCGGGGCTGTCGCTTCCCGCGACGGCGGGGTTCGTCATCGGCGTCGCGATGCCGTTCGTCCTCCGCGGGGGAGGAGATCCCGCCGTTCGCGCAGCGCTCGCCGTGTTGCTGGTCGTCGGCTCGGCATTGACGTGCGCCTTCACGGCGATCGCCTTCTGCGTCGCGTTGCGTACCGAAGACCGGCTGCGAGGCGTCGGCGTCGCGCTCGGCGTGTGGTTGCTCGTCGCGGTCGCGTACGACGGGATTGTGCTCACGGGCGTCGCACTCCTCGGTGACTATCCGATCGAACGTCCGCTGCTCGTGCTCATGTTCGCGAACCCGGTGGACCTCGGCCGCGTGCTGCTGCTCATGCGTCTCGACGCGTCCGCCCTGCTCGGTTACACGGGGGCGGTGTTCGAGCGGGTTTTCGCCGGCAACACCGGGGCATGCCTCGCCGCAGGCATGCTGTTCGTCTGGATCGCGGCACCCGTCGCTCTGGGCTGGCGCTGGTTCAGGCGAAAGGACTTCTAA
- a CDS encoding nitrous oxide reductase family maturation protein NosD: MRTLALIWLFVPAALAAQRRFDVTPGGAYQTVGAGVAAAQNGDTVVVHAGRYREPLVTIDKRIALVGEGTPILDGEGNHGLILVTADDVTVRGLVLRNVGTSFVEDRAAIKASHVRGCSLDHDRVENGFFGIYLADVTDCRVADNVIRGQGLRETEAGNGIHLWRARRITIENNDVSGQRDGIYFEFVHDTDVRGNTSARNLRYGLHFMYSDGCRYSGNTFRRNGSGVAVMYTKTVAMTGNRFEDNWGPAAYGLLLKEISDARLERNVFDHNTTALVADGANRIVAVGNQFTNNGWAVRLEASTVDGRFERNNFVANTFELATNSRSLSTVFSGNYWDDYRGYDVNRDGTGDVPHRPVRLFSVIVAHQPASLILLRSTFASLLDAAERVLPSLTPEALVDSAPAMKPISFPTTVSVR, encoded by the coding sequence GTGAGAACGCTCGCGCTGATCTGGTTGTTCGTGCCCGCGGCGCTCGCCGCGCAACGGCGGTTCGACGTCACTCCGGGGGGAGCGTATCAAACCGTCGGAGCCGGCGTCGCCGCGGCGCAGAATGGCGATACGGTCGTCGTTCACGCGGGTCGGTACCGCGAACCGCTTGTGACGATCGACAAGCGCATCGCACTCGTCGGTGAAGGCACGCCGATCCTCGATGGGGAAGGGAATCACGGCCTCATACTCGTCACCGCCGACGACGTCACGGTACGCGGACTCGTCCTGCGCAACGTAGGGACGAGCTTCGTCGAGGACCGGGCCGCGATCAAAGCGAGCCACGTGCGCGGCTGCTCGTTGGATCACGACCGCGTCGAGAACGGATTCTTCGGCATCTACCTCGCCGACGTGACCGACTGTCGCGTGGCGGACAACGTCATCCGCGGGCAGGGCCTGCGCGAGACCGAGGCCGGCAACGGGATCCATCTCTGGCGCGCTCGCCGGATCACGATCGAGAACAACGACGTCTCGGGTCAGCGCGACGGCATCTACTTCGAGTTCGTCCACGACACCGACGTCCGCGGCAACACGAGCGCGCGCAATCTGCGCTACGGCCTTCACTTCATGTACTCCGACGGCTGCCGGTACTCCGGCAACACGTTCCGCCGAAACGGATCGGGTGTGGCCGTGATGTACACGAAGACCGTGGCGATGACGGGCAACCGGTTCGAGGACAACTGGGGGCCCGCCGCGTACGGCCTCCTGCTCAAGGAGATCAGCGATGCACGGCTCGAGCGCAACGTCTTCGACCACAACACGACGGCGCTCGTCGCCGACGGCGCGAACCGAATCGTCGCCGTCGGCAACCAGTTCACGAACAACGGTTGGGCCGTGCGCCTCGAGGCCAGCACCGTCGATGGCCGCTTCGAGCGAAACAACTTCGTCGCCAACACCTTCGAGCTCGCGACGAACAGCCGGTCGCTGTCCACCGTTTTTTCCGGTAACTACTGGGACGACTACCGCGGCTACGACGTGAACCGCGACGGGACCGGTGACGTGCCGCATCGTCCCGTCCGGCTCTTCTCCGTGATCGTCGCACACCAGCCGGCGTCGCTCATCCTGCTGCGAAGCACGTTCGCGTCGCTCCTGGACGCCGCCGAGCGGGTGTTGCCGTCGCTCACGCCGGAAGCGTTGGTCGACAGCGCTCCGGCGATGAAGCCCATCTCCTTCCCAACGACGGTGTCCGTGCGATGA
- a CDS encoding copper oxidase gives MPNRPFVDLFDRSTSRRRFLREGGLAAVVAGVATACKQEPAKAASSQAAPAASGQTGGTMGANDTSKGASELAAAQAMDAMHEKGIKAFPAKTAGLGNQLLVPRIENGVKVYDITAKKIQWETEPGHMVEAWAYNDQVPGPQIRVTSGDRVKVILHNQLPESTAIHFHGLELPNAMDGVPFITQPPVKPGESFTYEFVVPNHGSHMYHSHHNSAKQVGLGLLGAFIVEPKEKTKDDTPEVDQVFILNDGAHGYTFNGKSFPATQPIVAKLGQRVRIRFMNEGMMIHPMHLHGMHMTVIAKDGWPVPAPWKCDTLNVAPGERWDVIVHCNNPGTWAFHCHILPHAESDHGMFGMVTALVVQA, from the coding sequence ATGCCCAATAGACCCTTTGTCGATCTGTTCGACCGCAGCACGTCCCGCCGTCGATTCCTTCGGGAGGGCGGCCTCGCGGCGGTCGTCGCCGGTGTCGCCACGGCGTGCAAGCAGGAACCCGCGAAGGCCGCGTCGTCACAGGCCGCTCCCGCGGCATCGGGTCAAACCGGCGGGACGATGGGTGCCAACGACACGTCGAAGGGCGCCTCGGAGCTCGCCGCCGCGCAGGCGATGGACGCGATGCACGAGAAAGGCATCAAGGCGTTTCCCGCGAAGACGGCCGGTCTCGGCAACCAACTGCTGGTGCCGCGCATCGAGAATGGCGTGAAGGTCTACGACATCACCGCCAAAAAAATCCAGTGGGAGACCGAGCCCGGTCACATGGTCGAGGCCTGGGCGTACAACGATCAGGTGCCCGGACCGCAGATACGCGTTACGTCGGGCGATCGGGTGAAAGTCATCCTGCATAACCAGCTGCCCGAGTCGACCGCGATTCATTTCCACGGCCTCGAGCTGCCCAACGCGATGGACGGTGTTCCGTTCATCACGCAGCCGCCGGTGAAGCCCGGCGAGTCGTTCACCTACGAGTTTGTGGTGCCGAATCACGGCTCGCACATGTACCACTCGCACCACAACTCGGCGAAGCAGGTCGGTCTCGGTCTCCTCGGCGCGTTCATCGTTGAACCGAAGGAGAAGACGAAAGACGACACGCCCGAGGTCGATCAAGTGTTCATCCTCAACGACGGCGCACACGGATACACGTTCAACGGCAAGAGCTTCCCGGCGACGCAGCCCATCGTGGCGAAGCTCGGGCAAAGAGTTCGCATCCGCTTCATGAACGAGGGGATGATGATCCATCCCATGCATCTGCACGGGATGCACATGACCGTCATCGCCAAGGACGGCTGGCCCGTCCCAGCGCCCTGGAAATGCGACACGCTGAACGTCGCGCCGGGCGAGCGATGGGACGTGATCGTCCACTGCAACAATCCGGGAACATGGGCCTTTCATTGCCACATTCTGCCCCACGCCGAGTCCGACCACGGGATGTTCGGCATGGTGACCGCGTTGGTCGTGCAGGCGTGA
- a CDS encoding sensor histidine kinase, with protein MTSRGARRGIRLAALRVPLVAKLVGANLLVVGLFTGIWLVVGGPINAFVIVAITAVVSMHLALTLVALRPIRDLEAVATRVWDGDYGVRVERSAVADREVLRVGSMFNILLDGLAADRAKMRVLAAEVIAAEDRERSALARELHDSVAQHLAAVLLQLSAAARDSTDPLVAERLHEARDSAEYALHEARALSHALHPGVLDDLGLEAALRKLARDSSYGNGVDIDVDYAARPERLPRDVEGVLYRVAQEAVRNATTHASPRRIRMSVQQASEEATLSVHDDGVGFDLADADARRAGMGLTSMRERVDLLDGHLDIHTAKGSGTTISATVPLDAASRPISF; from the coding sequence GTGACGTCACGCGGGGCGCGGCGAGGCATTCGGCTCGCCGCGCTTCGCGTGCCGCTGGTCGCCAAGCTCGTCGGGGCGAATCTCCTCGTCGTCGGCCTGTTCACGGGCATCTGGCTCGTCGTCGGCGGACCGATCAACGCGTTCGTGATCGTCGCGATCACCGCCGTCGTCAGTATGCATTTGGCGCTCACGCTCGTCGCGCTGCGTCCCATTCGCGATCTGGAAGCCGTCGCCACGCGTGTGTGGGACGGTGACTACGGCGTGCGCGTCGAACGGTCGGCCGTGGCCGACCGCGAGGTGCTGCGCGTGGGCTCGATGTTCAACATCTTGCTCGACGGCCTGGCGGCCGATCGCGCCAAGATGCGGGTCCTCGCCGCGGAGGTGATCGCCGCGGAGGATCGCGAGCGTTCCGCGCTGGCGCGCGAGCTCCACGATTCCGTGGCCCAACATCTTGCCGCCGTCCTTCTTCAACTCTCGGCCGCGGCGCGCGACTCGACGGATCCGCTCGTTGCCGAGCGCTTGCATGAGGCGCGCGACTCGGCCGAGTATGCGCTCCACGAAGCCCGCGCGCTCTCTCACGCGCTTCACCCCGGGGTGCTCGACGACCTGGGACTCGAGGCGGCGCTTCGCAAGCTGGCGCGCGATTCATCGTATGGGAACGGCGTGGACATCGACGTCGACTACGCGGCGCGTCCGGAGCGTCTCCCACGCGACGTGGAAGGCGTGCTGTATCGAGTCGCCCAGGAGGCCGTGCGCAATGCCACCACCCACGCGTCGCCGCGAAGAATCCGCATGTCCGTCCAACAGGCGAGCGAGGAGGCGACGCTGAGCGTCCATGACGACGGCGTCGGATTCGATCTCGCCGACGCGGACGCGCGGCGCGCGGGAATGGGCCTCACGTCGATGCGCGAACGCGTCGACCTGCTGGACGGCCATCTCGACATCCACACCGCGAAGGGGAGCGGTACGACAATTTCAGCGACCGTCCCACTGGACGCCGCATCCCGGCCCATTTCATTCTAA
- the nosZ gene encoding Sec-dependent nitrous-oxide reductase, translated as MSPLRQWSTRLAGAAVAVAIVLIYACTANRAPSQSLVSGDAASKVYVAPGSYDEYYAFMSGGYSGQIAVYGLPSGRLLKVIPVFSQFAEDGYGYNEETKPLFQTTYGFVPWDDSHHPELSMTNGVPDGRWLFINANNTPRIARIDLTRFETDEILQIPNAAGGHASPFTTPDSKYVVSATRFSVPVPNTDVPIESYKQNFRGTLTFATADQPGKMDIAFQILMPGFDYDLGHAGKGPSNGWFFFTSYNSEQANTKLEENASQNDKDFIAAVNYKRAEECVAQGKAKAAPAEYYHNWVDESSRIAKSEKKSGVKMINPGDCEGVVYYLPTPKSPHGVDVDPTGEYIVAGGKLATVIPVHSFTKLQKAIADKAFEKTVDGIPVLKYDAVMAGEVQKPGLGPLHTEFDGKGYAYTSMFISSEVVKWKLGTWEVVDRIPTYYSIGHLMIPGGDSKQPWGKYLVAMNKITKDRYLPTGPEMAQSAQLIDISGDKMKLLLDFPTIGEPHYAQALPASMIKEKQVKFYQLAKNTSPWVTRSESDGGIARAGKRVDIKMIAIRSHFAPDNIEGVQVGDTVVFHVTNIEQDWDILHGFAVLGNNNSELILQPGETRSLTWIPKTPGVYPFYCTDFCSALHQEMQGYIRVSPAGSNVKLMANVSKKAQAQMDHNAK; from the coding sequence ATGTCGCCTTTGCGCCAATGGTCCACGAGACTGGCGGGCGCGGCCGTCGCCGTCGCCATCGTTCTCATTTACGCGTGCACGGCGAACCGTGCGCCATCCCAGTCGCTCGTCAGCGGCGACGCCGCGTCGAAGGTGTACGTGGCCCCGGGCAGCTACGACGAGTATTACGCGTTCATGTCCGGCGGGTACAGCGGGCAGATCGCCGTCTACGGGCTGCCGTCCGGCCGGCTCCTCAAAGTCATACCGGTTTTTTCACAGTTCGCCGAAGACGGCTACGGCTACAACGAGGAGACGAAGCCGCTCTTCCAGACGACCTACGGCTTCGTGCCGTGGGACGACTCACATCACCCCGAGCTGTCGATGACGAACGGCGTTCCCGACGGACGCTGGCTGTTCATCAACGCGAACAACACGCCGCGCATCGCCCGCATCGACCTCACGCGGTTCGAGACGGACGAGATTCTCCAGATCCCGAACGCCGCGGGCGGCCACGCGTCGCCCTTCACGACGCCGGACTCGAAGTACGTCGTCTCGGCGACGCGCTTCAGCGTTCCGGTGCCCAATACCGACGTCCCCATCGAGAGCTACAAGCAGAACTTCCGCGGCACGTTGACGTTCGCGACGGCTGACCAACCGGGAAAAATGGACATCGCGTTCCAGATCCTCATGCCCGGCTTCGACTACGACCTCGGCCATGCCGGCAAAGGGCCCTCCAATGGTTGGTTCTTTTTCACCTCGTACAACAGCGAGCAGGCGAACACCAAGCTCGAAGAAAACGCGTCGCAGAACGACAAGGACTTCATCGCCGCGGTGAACTACAAGCGCGCCGAGGAGTGCGTGGCACAGGGGAAGGCGAAGGCGGCGCCGGCCGAGTACTACCACAACTGGGTCGACGAGTCGTCGCGCATCGCGAAGTCGGAGAAGAAGTCGGGCGTCAAGATGATCAACCCGGGCGATTGCGAAGGCGTCGTCTACTATCTGCCGACGCCCAAGTCGCCGCACGGTGTCGATGTGGATCCGACGGGCGAATACATCGTCGCCGGCGGCAAGCTCGCCACGGTCATTCCGGTCCACTCGTTCACCAAGCTGCAGAAGGCGATCGCCGACAAGGCGTTCGAGAAGACCGTCGACGGGATTCCGGTGCTCAAATACGACGCCGTGATGGCCGGCGAGGTTCAGAAGCCCGGCCTGGGTCCGCTGCACACCGAATTCGACGGCAAGGGCTACGCGTACACGTCGATGTTCATCTCGTCGGAAGTCGTGAAGTGGAAGCTCGGCACGTGGGAGGTCGTCGACCGAATCCCGACGTACTACAGCATCGGCCACCTCATGATTCCGGGCGGCGACAGCAAACAGCCGTGGGGGAAGTACCTCGTCGCCATGAACAAGATCACGAAGGATCGCTATCTGCCGACGGGGCCCGAGATGGCGCAGTCGGCGCAGCTGATCGACATCAGCGGCGACAAGATGAAACTGCTGCTCGATTTCCCGACGATCGGCGAGCCGCACTACGCGCAGGCACTGCCGGCGAGCATGATCAAGGAGAAGCAGGTCAAGTTCTACCAGCTGGCGAAGAACACGAGCCCGTGGGTCACGCGCAGCGAGTCGGACGGCGGCATCGCGCGCGCCGGCAAGCGCGTCGACATCAAGATGATCGCCATTCGCAGCCACTTCGCGCCGGACAACATCGAGGGCGTGCAGGTCGGCGACACCGTGGTGTTCCACGTGACCAACATCGAGCAGGACTGGGACATCCTGCACGGATTCGCCGTGCTGGGCAACAATAACTCCGAGCTGATCCTGCAGCCGGGTGAGACGCGCTCGTTGACGTGGATCCCAAAGACGCCGGGCGTCTACCCGTTCTACTGCACCGACTTCTGCTCGGCGTTGCACCAGGAGATGCAAGGCTACATCCGCGTCTCCCCGGCCGGATCGAACGTGAAACTCATGGCGAACGTGAGTAAGAAGGCGCAAGCCCAAATGGACCACAACGCCAAGTAG
- a CDS encoding ABC transporter ATP-binding protein, protein MIEFRGVAKRFAQTAVLRGVDLTIGRGRVVGLVGPNGAGKTTLIKMLLGLAHPTGGDILVDGVSIRRGDSYRDRIGYMPQIARFPDNLTAAELLRMMRALRGKDVTDDELMEHLGLGDHLDKPLRVLSGGTRQKVNAALALLFRPDVLVLDEPTAGLDPLSSATLKDEILARNEAGATVLVTSHIMGELEDLCDEVAFLLDGTVRYAGPIEALTEQTRQHNLERAIASLMIREVA, encoded by the coding sequence ATGATCGAATTCCGCGGAGTGGCGAAGAGGTTCGCCCAGACCGCCGTGCTGCGAGGCGTCGACCTCACGATCGGCCGCGGACGGGTTGTCGGACTCGTCGGCCCGAACGGTGCCGGGAAGACGACGCTCATCAAGATGCTGCTCGGCCTCGCCCATCCGACCGGCGGCGACATCCTCGTCGACGGTGTGTCGATTCGCCGCGGCGACTCCTATCGCGATCGCATCGGATACATGCCGCAGATCGCGCGGTTTCCCGACAACCTGACTGCAGCCGAGCTCCTTCGAATGATGCGCGCTCTGCGCGGCAAAGACGTGACCGACGACGAGCTCATGGAACACCTCGGACTGGGCGATCATCTCGACAAGCCGCTCCGTGTTCTGTCTGGCGGCACACGGCAGAAGGTCAATGCGGCACTCGCACTCCTGTTTCGTCCCGACGTGCTCGTGCTCGACGAGCCGACGGCCGGTCTCGATCCGTTGTCGAGTGCGACGCTCAAGGACGAAATCCTCGCGCGCAACGAGGCCGGCGCGACGGTGCTCGTGACGTCGCACATCATGGGTGAGCTGGAGGATCTATGCGACGAAGTCGCGTTCCTCCTCGATGGGACCGTGCGCTACGCCGGTCCGATCGAGGCGCTCACCGAACAAACGCGGCAGCACAACCTCGAGCGCGCGATCGCGTCGCTGATGATCAGGGAGGTCGCATGA
- a CDS encoding response regulator transcription factor translates to MTNDIIRVVLADDHVVVRAGLRAVLGAAKDIEIIGEARNGREAITMVERFQPDVVVMDLDMPDTDGITATKEIVTKGLASRVLVLTMHAEEDYLVPLMEAGAAGYLVKSAADRDLVDAVRAVAHGDVYVRPAAARVLARNLTKKDPAAEERARFEKLTQREQDVLKYVAQGYSAPEIGERLFISPKTVDTYKQRIQEKLGLAHRSDYVQLALRLGILSES, encoded by the coding sequence ATGACGAACGACATTATACGAGTGGTGCTCGCCGACGACCACGTGGTCGTGCGCGCCGGCTTGCGCGCGGTCTTGGGCGCGGCCAAGGACATCGAGATCATCGGCGAAGCCCGCAACGGCCGCGAGGCGATCACGATGGTGGAGCGCTTTCAGCCCGACGTCGTCGTGATGGATCTCGATATGCCCGACACGGATGGCATCACCGCGACCAAAGAGATCGTGACGAAGGGCCTCGCGTCGCGCGTGCTCGTGCTGACCATGCACGCCGAGGAAGACTATCTCGTGCCGCTGATGGAGGCGGGCGCGGCGGGCTATCTGGTGAAGAGCGCGGCCGATCGTGATCTGGTCGACGCCGTGCGCGCCGTGGCGCACGGCGACGTCTACGTGCGGCCCGCGGCAGCTCGCGTCCTCGCGAGAAACCTCACGAAAAAGGATCCGGCCGCCGAGGAGCGGGCGCGTTTCGAAAAGCTCACTCAACGGGAGCAGGATGTGTTGAAGTACGTCGCTCAAGGCTATTCGGCACCGGAGATCGGCGAGCGACTGTTCATCAGCCCGAAGACCGTGGACACCTACAAGCAACGGATCCAGGAAAAGCTCGGGCTCGCTCACCGGTCGGACTACGTGCAGTTGGCGCTGCGGCTAGGGATTCTTTCGGAGAGCTAG
- a CDS encoding Rrf2 family transcriptional regulator — MLSTTADHALRAVLYLGQRPKGQVASAGEIADAIGAPRNYLSKTLHALTRAGVTTSVPGRGGGFALAVAPHRLTLARLINVFDGADAPRRCLLGDRLCTAEQPCAAHLQWTQIHRMHDQALSSTTISDLLGVGDAR, encoded by the coding sequence ATGCTTTCGACGACCGCTGACCACGCGCTTCGCGCGGTTCTCTACCTCGGCCAGCGACCGAAGGGACAGGTCGCGTCCGCCGGCGAGATCGCCGACGCGATCGGCGCGCCGCGCAATTACCTGTCGAAGACGCTCCATGCGCTGACGAGAGCCGGCGTGACGACGAGCGTTCCCGGGAGGGGCGGCGGATTCGCGCTGGCCGTGGCACCCCATCGGCTGACGCTGGCGCGGCTCATCAACGTATTCGACGGGGCGGATGCGCCGAGGCGATGTCTGCTCGGCGATCGTCTTTGCACAGCGGAGCAGCCGTGCGCGGCGCACCTGCAATGGACGCAGATTCACCGGATGCACGATCAGGCCCTCAGCTCGACGACGATCTCCGACCTTCTTGGAGTGGGCGACGCGCGTTAG
- a CDS encoding YceI family protein, whose translation MTRSYIAAAALLGALAATGVAQTTRVPVGADSKLWIEGTSNLHGWSCKADKFDAALELDAAAVAELATATPKALKRVEVKVPVKALKCGHGGMDDNLYKALKANETPDITYILATFDAAPGEAGEFTLKTNGTLAIAGKENKLTMDVVATRLPDGTVKATGMVPIKMTDYGIKPPTAMFGTLRTGDEVKVNFELTVGARAIAAAINDKVVNDK comes from the coding sequence ATGACCAGATCCTACATCGCCGCCGCCGCCCTCCTGGGTGCTCTCGCCGCGACCGGCGTTGCTCAAACGACTCGCGTGCCCGTTGGCGCGGACAGCAAGCTGTGGATCGAAGGTACCTCCAACCTGCATGGCTGGAGCTGCAAGGCCGACAAGTTCGACGCCGCTCTGGAGCTCGACGCGGCCGCGGTGGCCGAGCTGGCGACCGCGACGCCCAAGGCGCTCAAGCGGGTCGAGGTGAAGGTCCCGGTGAAGGCGCTCAAGTGCGGGCACGGCGGGATGGATGACAACCTGTACAAGGCGCTCAAGGCGAACGAGACACCTGATATCACCTACATCCTCGCGACGTTCGACGCCGCTCCCGGCGAGGCCGGCGAGTTCACGCTGAAGACCAACGGCACGCTCGCCATCGCGGGGAAGGAGAACAAGCTGACGATGGACGTCGTCGCGACACGCCTGCCGGATGGCACGGTGAAAGCGACCGGCATGGTGCCGATCAAGATGACGGACTACGGCATCAAGCCGCCGACCGCGATGTTCGGCACGCTGCGGACGGGAGACGAGGTCAAGGTCAACTTCGAGCTGACTGTGGGTGCCCGGGCGATCGCGGCCGCGATCAACGACAAAGTCGTGAACGACAAATAG
- a CDS encoding plastocyanin/azurin family copper-binding protein — MRTVHTSQIARGLHALACATALIALACGGEQKPAAEKAPTAAEAAPSAVAFSTSPLTPDPGGKVVTVELYSDAVGNYFKPAEVHAKPGDVIRYTLKVGVHNVHFLPDSNAGRSSYPQSASDLLQLPGQTLDLAVKMPAGSYYFQCDPHAMLGMKGHLVVE, encoded by the coding sequence ATGAGAACCGTTCACACGTCGCAAATCGCTCGCGGACTACACGCGCTCGCATGCGCCACCGCGCTGATCGCGCTCGCGTGCGGCGGCGAGCAGAAGCCCGCCGCCGAGAAGGCTCCCACCGCCGCGGAGGCCGCGCCGTCGGCCGTCGCATTCAGCACGTCGCCGTTGACGCCCGATCCGGGAGGAAAGGTCGTCACCGTGGAGCTCTATTCCGACGCCGTGGGCAACTACTTCAAGCCGGCTGAGGTCCACGCGAAACCCGGCGACGTGATTCGCTACACGCTCAAGGTGGGCGTGCACAACGTGCACTTCCTTCCCGATTCCAACGCCGGCCGCTCGAGCTATCCGCAGTCGGCCAGCGACTTGCTCCAGCTCCCCGGGCAGACGCTCGACCTCGCCGTCAAAATGCCCGCCGGCAGCTACTACTTCCAATGCGACCCGCACGCGATGCTCGGCATGAAGGGGCATCTCGTCGTCGAGTGA
- a CDS encoding nitrous oxide reductase accessory protein NosL, with protein sequence MRAARLTLRNRRKGAMRVAILSLVVACAPGKPEPIAVNADACTYCRMLIGDGRFAAAIVTAHGRTLKFDSIECLVAYYRQAAAAHDVASVWVSDLRHPGTLIDASTARFVDVGEGRAPMGSSHGWAAVASARDAAALGFIDAATIKRWSDLQ encoded by the coding sequence ATGCGCGCCGCCCGGCTGACTCTGCGCAACCGGCGCAAGGGCGCGATGCGCGTCGCGATCCTGTCGCTCGTCGTCGCCTGCGCACCGGGGAAGCCCGAGCCGATCGCGGTCAATGCCGACGCGTGCACGTACTGCCGAATGCTGATCGGCGACGGCCGATTCGCCGCGGCGATCGTCACCGCGCATGGACGAACGCTCAAGTTCGACTCGATCGAATGCCTCGTCGCCTACTATCGTCAGGCGGCGGCCGCGCACGACGTCGCCTCCGTGTGGGTCTCCGACCTTCGCCATCCGGGCACGCTCATCGACGCGAGCACGGCTCGGTTCGTCGACGTCGGTGAAGGGCGGGCTCCGATGGGATCGAGTCACGGGTGGGCGGCGGTCGCCTCGGCACGCGATGCCGCCGCGCTCGGATTCATCGACGCGGCGACGATCAAGCGATGGAGCGACCTGCAGTGA